The following proteins are encoded in a genomic region of Cellulomonas sp. ES6:
- a CDS encoding serine/threonine-protein kinase codes for MTRGREASQPPRLPGYTVQRLLGAGGSADVFLYQQELPRRLVAVKVLLAGVDDAARDAFEREADLTARLSHHPSIVTVHQAGLASDGRPYLVMEYCPLPGLGQRYRAERFEVAEVLQLGVQLASAVETAHRAGILHRDIKPGNVLTTEFGRPVLADFGIAATVDAGGPAVGMSIPWAAPELLAARPHGDARSDVYSLAATLFSALAGRSPFERPGGSNEAADLVGRIERGTPVPPARDDVPDRLRTVLARAMARDPQQRHAHALDLAHDLRAVEADLGLPLTPLDVADVRAEPGAPAAAEPDATRARPVLEVAPGPRPAVPAGPPVDVGSGPDATRLRPVLTVPPDAAAPRLAPPASPAPPSPAAASPDGDDLVEVREVHPGVPARSRTGRVLAVAGSVVVIAAAVVAVVLLAGRPDGAPDPGRDDDFPGPAGSVQSTVPSPTNLFGTREDDGSVVFTWTNPDEQDGDTYLWGRRTATGEPQLAVVDDTTVTVPSDGTAAEVCIEVSIVRADRRVSTLPAEGCVP; via the coding sequence GTGACGCGCGGACGTGAGGCCTCGCAGCCGCCGCGCCTCCCGGGCTACACGGTGCAGCGGCTGCTGGGCGCGGGGGGATCGGCGGACGTGTTCCTGTACCAGCAGGAGCTGCCCCGCCGGCTGGTGGCGGTCAAAGTGCTGCTCGCGGGCGTGGACGACGCCGCGCGCGACGCGTTCGAGCGCGAGGCGGACCTGACGGCGCGGCTCTCGCACCACCCCTCGATCGTGACGGTGCACCAGGCGGGCCTCGCCTCCGACGGCCGGCCGTACCTCGTCATGGAGTACTGCCCGCTGCCGGGCCTCGGGCAGCGGTACCGCGCCGAGCGGTTCGAGGTCGCCGAGGTGCTGCAGCTCGGGGTGCAGCTCGCGTCGGCCGTCGAGACCGCCCACCGCGCGGGGATCCTGCACCGCGACATCAAGCCGGGCAACGTGCTGACGACGGAGTTCGGACGGCCGGTGCTCGCGGACTTCGGGATCGCGGCGACGGTGGACGCGGGCGGTCCGGCCGTCGGCATGTCGATCCCGTGGGCCGCGCCGGAGCTGCTCGCCGCGCGCCCGCACGGCGACGCCCGGTCCGACGTGTACTCGCTGGCCGCGACCCTGTTCTCGGCGCTCGCGGGCCGGTCGCCGTTCGAGCGGCCCGGCGGCAGCAACGAGGCGGCGGACCTGGTGGGGCGCATCGAGCGCGGCACCCCGGTGCCCCCCGCGCGCGACGACGTGCCCGACCGGCTGCGCACCGTGCTCGCCCGGGCGATGGCGCGCGACCCGCAGCAGCGGCACGCGCACGCGCTGGACCTCGCGCACGACCTGCGCGCCGTCGAGGCCGACCTCGGCCTGCCGCTGACGCCGCTGGACGTCGCGGACGTCCGCGCGGAGCCGGGCGCCCCCGCCGCGGCGGAGCCGGACGCGACCCGCGCGCGGCCCGTGCTGGAGGTCGCGCCCGGACCCCGCCCCGCGGTGCCGGCCGGCCCGCCGGTTGACGTGGGCTCCGGCCCGGACGCGACGCGCCTGCGCCCGGTCCTCACCGTGCCGCCGGACGCCGCCGCCCCGCGGCTCGCGCCCCCGGCCTCCCCGGCGCCGCCGTCGCCGGCCGCGGCGTCGCCCGACGGCGACGACCTGGTCGAGGTCCGCGAGGTGCACCCGGGCGTGCCGGCGCGGTCGCGCACCGGGCGCGTGCTCGCGGTCGCCGGGTCCGTGGTGGTCATCGCGGCCGCGGTCGTCGCGGTGGTGCTGCTCGCGGGCCGCCCGGACGGCGCCCCCGACCCGGGGCGGGACGACGACTTCCCGGGCCCCGCGGGCTCCGTGCAGTCGACCGTGCCGAGCCCCACCAACCTGTTCGGCACCCGCGAGGACGACGGCTCGGTGGTCTTCACCTGGACCAACCCCGACGAGCAGGACGGCGACACGTACCTCTGGGGCCGGCGCACCGCGACGGGAGAGCCGCAGCTCGCCGTCGTGGACGACACGACGGTGACGGTGCCCTCGGACGGCACGGCGGCGGAGGTGTGCATCGAGGTCTCGATCGTCCGGGCGGACCGCCGCGTCTCCACCCTCCCGGCCGAGGGGTGCGTGCCGTGA
- a CDS encoding Ig-like domain-containing protein: MSVRWSRRRAASTAAVVAVPAVVATLALVNPGFPLAQVDLNDGAVWLTSTSTLQVGRYNAQVEELNAGLVATSTEFDVLQDAGEVLIVEPGTVSVVDPAGVTAASQVAVPAGAQVSMAGGTVAVTDADGQVWVRTFEDLPLLQTSDEPDADVGAGGLAVATTTGAALAVEAETGEVTRLTPVPGGATRSEAGPALDGPVDALTAVGDVPVGLDGETVRTPGGSTDLGLAQAVLQQPGPPAGAALVAGSTGLVEVDLSSGSVAAEHDAGGSGRPAAPVRVGTCAHAAWPTTTANYLLLCDGQDAEVRDLTGVTTSDQLVFRVNRQVVALNEVVEGRLWLPLEDTEVREPEWKDVVPEDEPDEQTDESDGDRTTQELVPECSATSAPPTAVDDEFGVRPGRTAILPVIDNDTSSDCGILAITDVDPLPAEIGTLQPVYGGRALQIEVPAGASGSATFSYTVSDGRGATAPSTAQVTVTVRDASLDEPPVQVRTGEIRVEQNASATYPVLSDFSDPDGDPLTLVGAVAESGTARYRQDGTLTYVADGGELGRTVVRLLVSDGVSTTEGTLDVDVRAPGSTDLLVDPLHAVTYVDQEVELAPLEAVRTRGSEPVRLAGVEQATGVTVTPDLDAGTFSFSAPTAGTFYVSFTVTAPPQQAVGLARIDVRERPDEPEPPVAVLDHAYLPQGGQTTVAPLANDTDPGGGVLLLLSVDAPEGLRVAVRQRELVQISAVGALAAPVTLQYVVSNGTQTATGQIIVSPVPASGSSQPPVVPNATADVRTGGVVTVPVLEGAHDPDGDEISLAPEFAEPLGDGEGLLFVAGDVLRYQAPATPMTVHATFVVRDSDGNETAATLTVRVHESDPDTKAPPRPKALVARVFAGDTVRIPVPLVGIDPDGDGVTLLGVASAGTKGRVARVGADYLEYEALPGEAGTDTFTYAVEDWTGQRAVATVRVGIAARPGDSNRVVARDDTVTIRPGQRVEVRVLENDTDVSGGTLSLQDELEVPAGITASVVGSRVVVQGDAAGVMPIGYTAQNTRGARAGAVLTVTVDPDAPVLPPIAQDVVVPPVDTVGRTSVDVDVLAVAQNPSGPLDDLEVSVPRSAADVASVGADGLVTVTLAATAQTIPYLLTNRTAQDVRSYAFISVPALGFFPPTARPRAPELRVASGETLTIPLSEQIQVAPGRVAQVSDATQLTATRSDGSSLFVDDTTVQYTPADGYVGPASITVPVTDATGPGDTSARTAVITLPITVYTLDDYPPVFDPAVVDVGPGEPAATVDLLAFTRGVEGASGAETYTYRLTSGQPAGFTVGLSGSRLTVAADVGTPKGTRATLQLELGYGRSSSMDVQVEIRTIASTRRVAVVNNVSLGDGVQGRERVVDVLAGAYNPFPDQPLRVVSATVETPGTGTAAVSGQNVVLRPAADLVGEMVVRVRVRDATGDPAREVSAGISLRVRGKPATPAAPRIGEVRDGTVVLSWTAPDFRGEPITGYRVVASPGGTPTSCASTTCTITGLTNNVEYTFTVAAENAVGMSDPSPASAVARPDAVPDTPAPPRWTGFGDGELTAVWDAPASNGSPVTSYTLEISPAPPGGAGSVTTSGTRYTFTGLANGTEYTVRVRAHNRAPDPSGWSTSSATEIPAGAPGAPTFPPDAVRSDASEQFTVRWNPADPNGDAIREYVVVVSGGRKAGSYSVTPSAAPSFTLTGVENETPYTVRVVARNKAGSTSSVELPAQAFDVPDAPGRPVGQPGSSSTSSPGRGSVRFTWNVPRGNGDIVTSYKVFSGGAEVAQVFDPSYTVQNMRGGDSAQISVVACNRRGCGPGSPQSEPVVAFTLPAAPTGLSLSTSSASGYGRPTDATAAWSAPSDTGGRAIDNYEFSLSGWTWRAIEGSPTPSTATSASFALPNSNLPNNSQVTLRVRVHTQEGWSAWAEAFPQISWEEPPQQPDPDPGTDPDPGTSG; the protein is encoded by the coding sequence GTGAGCGTGCGCTGGAGCCGCCGTCGCGCCGCGTCGACGGCCGCCGTGGTCGCGGTGCCCGCCGTGGTGGCGACGCTCGCGCTGGTCAACCCCGGGTTCCCCCTCGCGCAGGTGGACCTCAACGACGGCGCCGTGTGGCTGACGTCGACGAGCACGCTGCAGGTCGGCCGGTACAACGCCCAGGTCGAGGAGCTCAACGCCGGCCTCGTGGCGACGAGCACGGAGTTCGACGTGCTCCAGGACGCCGGCGAGGTGCTGATCGTCGAGCCGGGCACGGTGTCCGTCGTCGACCCCGCGGGCGTCACCGCGGCGTCCCAGGTGGCGGTCCCGGCCGGCGCGCAGGTCTCGATGGCCGGCGGCACGGTCGCCGTGACCGACGCGGACGGCCAGGTGTGGGTCAGGACGTTCGAGGACCTGCCGCTGCTGCAGACCAGCGACGAGCCCGACGCCGACGTCGGCGCGGGGGGCCTGGCCGTGGCCACGACCACCGGCGCGGCGCTCGCGGTGGAGGCCGAGACCGGCGAGGTCACCCGCCTCACCCCGGTGCCCGGCGGCGCGACCCGCAGCGAGGCCGGGCCGGCGCTCGACGGGCCGGTGGACGCGCTCACGGCCGTGGGCGACGTGCCCGTGGGCCTGGACGGGGAGACGGTCCGCACGCCCGGCGGGTCGACCGACCTCGGGCTCGCGCAGGCGGTCCTCCAGCAGCCCGGACCGCCCGCGGGCGCCGCGCTCGTCGCCGGCAGCACGGGCCTGGTGGAGGTCGACCTGTCGTCGGGGTCGGTGGCGGCCGAGCACGACGCGGGCGGTTCGGGCCGGCCGGCGGCGCCGGTGCGGGTGGGGACGTGCGCGCACGCCGCGTGGCCCACGACGACCGCGAACTACCTGCTGCTGTGCGACGGGCAGGACGCCGAGGTCCGCGACCTCACCGGCGTGACGACGTCGGACCAGCTCGTGTTCCGCGTCAACCGCCAGGTGGTCGCGCTGAACGAGGTCGTCGAGGGGCGGCTGTGGCTGCCCCTGGAGGACACCGAGGTCCGCGAGCCCGAGTGGAAGGACGTCGTCCCGGAGGACGAGCCCGACGAGCAGACCGACGAGAGCGACGGCGACCGCACCACGCAGGAGCTCGTGCCGGAGTGCTCCGCGACCAGCGCTCCGCCGACGGCCGTCGACGACGAGTTCGGCGTCCGTCCCGGGCGCACCGCGATCCTGCCGGTCATCGACAACGACACGTCCTCCGACTGCGGCATCCTCGCCATCACCGACGTCGACCCGCTGCCGGCCGAGATCGGCACGCTGCAGCCGGTGTACGGCGGGCGCGCGCTGCAGATCGAGGTCCCGGCCGGCGCGTCCGGCAGCGCGACGTTCTCGTACACGGTCAGCGACGGCCGCGGCGCGACCGCGCCCTCGACGGCGCAGGTCACGGTGACCGTCCGCGACGCGTCGCTCGACGAGCCCCCCGTGCAGGTGCGCACCGGCGAGATCCGCGTCGAGCAGAACGCCTCCGCGACCTACCCCGTGCTGTCCGACTTCAGCGACCCCGACGGCGACCCCCTGACGCTGGTGGGCGCCGTGGCCGAGAGCGGCACCGCCCGGTACCGGCAGGACGGCACCCTCACGTACGTGGCCGACGGCGGGGAGCTGGGCCGCACGGTCGTCCGGCTGCTGGTCTCGGACGGGGTCTCGACCACCGAGGGCACGCTGGACGTCGACGTGCGGGCGCCCGGCTCGACCGACCTGCTGGTGGACCCGCTGCACGCGGTGACGTACGTCGACCAGGAGGTCGAGCTCGCGCCGCTCGAGGCCGTGCGGACCCGTGGCAGCGAGCCCGTGCGGCTCGCGGGGGTCGAGCAGGCGACGGGCGTCACCGTCACCCCCGACCTCGACGCGGGGACGTTCTCCTTCAGCGCGCCGACCGCGGGCACGTTCTACGTCTCGTTCACCGTCACCGCCCCGCCGCAGCAGGCCGTCGGGCTGGCGCGCATCGACGTGCGCGAGCGCCCCGACGAGCCCGAGCCGCCGGTCGCGGTGCTGGACCACGCGTACCTGCCGCAGGGCGGTCAGACGACGGTCGCCCCCCTGGCGAACGACACGGACCCGGGCGGCGGGGTCCTGCTGCTGCTGTCCGTCGACGCGCCCGAGGGGCTGCGCGTGGCCGTGCGCCAGCGGGAGCTCGTGCAGATCTCCGCCGTCGGGGCGCTCGCGGCGCCGGTCACGCTGCAGTACGTCGTGTCGAACGGCACGCAGACCGCGACCGGGCAGATCATCGTCTCGCCGGTGCCCGCGTCGGGGTCGTCGCAGCCACCCGTCGTCCCCAACGCCACCGCCGACGTGCGGACCGGCGGGGTCGTGACCGTGCCGGTGCTCGAGGGCGCGCACGACCCCGACGGCGACGAGATCAGCCTGGCGCCCGAGTTCGCCGAGCCCCTGGGGGACGGCGAGGGGCTGCTGTTCGTGGCCGGCGACGTGCTCCGGTACCAGGCTCCCGCGACGCCCATGACGGTCCACGCGACGTTCGTCGTCCGGGACTCCGACGGCAACGAGACCGCCGCGACCCTCACGGTGCGCGTCCACGAGTCCGACCCCGACACCAAGGCGCCGCCGCGCCCGAAGGCGCTCGTCGCGCGCGTGTTCGCCGGAGACACGGTGCGGATCCCCGTGCCCCTCGTCGGGATCGACCCGGACGGCGACGGCGTCACGCTGCTCGGTGTCGCGTCGGCCGGGACCAAGGGGCGCGTGGCCCGCGTCGGGGCCGACTACCTCGAGTACGAGGCGCTGCCCGGCGAGGCCGGCACGGACACGTTCACCTACGCGGTCGAGGACTGGACGGGGCAGCGGGCCGTCGCGACGGTGCGCGTCGGCATCGCCGCCCGGCCCGGCGACAGCAACCGGGTGGTGGCGCGCGACGACACCGTGACCATCCGCCCCGGGCAGCGCGTCGAGGTCCGGGTGCTCGAGAACGACACGGACGTCTCCGGCGGCACGCTGTCCCTGCAGGACGAGCTGGAGGTGCCCGCCGGGATCACGGCGTCGGTGGTCGGCAGCCGGGTCGTGGTGCAGGGCGACGCCGCGGGCGTCATGCCGATCGGCTACACCGCGCAGAACACCCGCGGGGCCCGCGCCGGGGCCGTGCTCACCGTGACGGTCGACCCCGACGCGCCGGTCCTGCCGCCGATCGCCCAGGACGTCGTCGTCCCGCCGGTCGACACGGTCGGCCGCACCTCCGTCGACGTCGACGTGCTCGCCGTCGCCCAGAACCCGAGCGGGCCGCTGGACGACCTCGAGGTGTCCGTGCCGCGCTCCGCCGCCGACGTCGCCTCGGTCGGGGCGGACGGGCTGGTCACGGTGACGCTCGCCGCCACCGCGCAGACGATCCCGTACCTGCTGACCAACCGGACCGCGCAGGACGTGCGGTCCTACGCGTTCATCTCGGTGCCGGCGCTCGGCTTCTTCCCGCCCACCGCCCGTCCGCGGGCACCCGAGCTGCGGGTGGCGAGCGGCGAGACCCTCACCATCCCGCTCAGCGAGCAGATCCAGGTCGCCCCCGGGCGCGTCGCGCAGGTGTCGGACGCGACGCAGCTCACCGCCACCCGCTCGGACGGCTCGTCGCTCTTCGTCGACGACACCACCGTGCAGTACACGCCCGCCGACGGCTACGTCGGGCCGGCGTCGATCACGGTGCCCGTCACCGACGCCACCGGGCCGGGGGACACGAGCGCGCGCACCGCCGTGATCACGCTGCCGATCACCGTGTACACGCTCGACGACTACCCGCCGGTGTTCGACCCCGCGGTCGTGGACGTCGGGCCGGGCGAGCCCGCCGCCACCGTCGACCTGCTGGCGTTCACGCGCGGCGTCGAGGGTGCGTCGGGCGCGGAGACGTACACCTACCGCCTCACCTCGGGGCAGCCGGCGGGCTTCACGGTCGGCCTGTCCGGCAGCCGGCTCACGGTCGCCGCGGACGTCGGCACGCCCAAGGGCACGCGCGCCACGCTCCAGCTCGAGCTGGGGTACGGGCGGTCGTCGTCGATGGACGTCCAGGTGGAGATCCGCACGATCGCGAGCACCCGGCGCGTCGCCGTGGTCAACAACGTGTCGCTCGGGGACGGCGTGCAGGGCCGCGAGCGCGTCGTGGACGTGCTGGCCGGCGCGTACAACCCGTTCCCGGACCAGCCGCTGCGCGTCGTCTCGGCGACCGTCGAGACCCCCGGCACCGGGACCGCCGCCGTGTCCGGGCAGAACGTGGTGCTGCGCCCGGCCGCCGACCTGGTCGGCGAGATGGTGGTGCGCGTGCGCGTGCGGGACGCCACCGGCGACCCGGCCCGCGAGGTCTCCGCCGGCATCTCGCTGCGCGTGCGCGGCAAGCCCGCGACGCCCGCAGCCCCCCGCATCGGCGAGGTGCGCGACGGCACCGTCGTCCTGTCGTGGACCGCCCCCGACTTCCGCGGCGAGCCCATCACCGGGTACCGGGTCGTCGCGAGCCCCGGCGGCACCCCGACCTCGTGCGCGAGCACCACGTGCACGATCACCGGCCTGACGAACAACGTGGAGTACACGTTCACCGTCGCCGCCGAGAACGCCGTCGGCATGTCCGACCCCAGCCCGGCGTCCGCCGTGGCGCGCCCCGACGCCGTCCCCGACACGCCGGCGCCGCCGCGCTGGACCGGCTTCGGCGACGGCGAGCTCACCGCCGTCTGGGACGCCCCGGCCAGCAACGGGTCGCCGGTGACGTCGTACACGCTGGAGATCTCGCCCGCCCCGCCGGGCGGGGCGGGCTCGGTCACGACGAGTGGGACGCGCTATACGTTCACCGGCCTGGCGAACGGCACGGAGTACACCGTCCGCGTGCGGGCGCACAACCGTGCGCCGGACCCCAGCGGATGGAGCACCTCGTCCGCGACGGAAATCCCGGCGGGGGCACCTGGCGCGCCGACATTCCCCCCGGACGCGGTGAGGTCAGATGCCTCCGAGCAGTTCACCGTCCGGTGGAATCCTGCGGATCCGAATGGTGACGCGATCCGTGAGTACGTCGTCGTGGTCTCCGGAGGGCGCAAGGCCGGCAGCTACTCGGTCACGCCCTCAGCCGCTCCGAGCTTCACGCTCACCGGGGTCGAGAACGAGACGCCGTACACGGTTCGCGTCGTCGCCAGGAACAAGGCTGGTTCGACATCGTCGGTCGAGCTGCCTGCCCAGGCGTTCGACGTCCCCGACGCACCGGGCAGGCCGGTCGGCCAACCTGGTTCCTCCAGCACGTCCAGCCCCGGTAGAGGGTCGGTGCGCTTCACCTGGAATGTGCCGCGGGGCAACGGGGACATCGTCACGTCCTACAAGGTGTTCAGCGGAGGCGCCGAAGTGGCTCAGGTCTTCGACCCGAGCTACACGGTGCAGAACATGCGGGGTGGCGACTCCGCCCAGATCAGCGTCGTCGCATGCAACCGACGCGGTTGCGGGCCTGGAAGCCCACAGTCCGAACCCGTGGTTGCCTTCACGCTGCCGGCAGCACCGACCGGTCTGTCGCTCAGCACCTCGTCGGCCTCGGGCTACGGGCGACCCACAGACGCGACCGCCGCGTGGTCTGCTCCTTCCGACACAGGCGGGCGGGCGATCGACAACTACGAGTTCTCCCTCTCGGGCTGGACCTGGCGTGCGATCGAGGGAAGTCCGACGCCGTCTACTGCTACGAGCGCAAGCTTCGCGCTGCCGAACTCGAACCTGCCCAACAACTCCCAGGTGACGCTGAGGGTCCGGGTCCACACACAAGAGGGCTGGTCCGCGTGGGCTGAGGCATTCCCGCAGATCTCGTGGGAGGAACCGCCGCAGCAGCCGGATCCGGACCCCGGCACTGACCCGGACCCCGGCACCTCCGGGTGA
- a CDS encoding MoxR family ATPase encodes MTPEQSAWFAETFASLVTNVSRAVLGADRAVRLVLTAMVAEGHVLLEDAPGTGKTSLAKAIAASVQGTHQRIQFTPDLLPSDVTGVTIWDQGTRTFQFHPGPVFTSVLLADEINRASPKTQSALLEVMEEGHVTVDRDTHPVGRPFVVIATQNPIEQAGTYRLPEAQLDRFLVRTSLGYPDRTATVEILSGARDRTRALDAVVTTAGVVEMSELAQTVHVDGAVLDYVARLLEGTREDPQTALGGSVRGGLALVRCARVQAAAAGRSYVIPDDVKDLAVPVLAHRLVLDPEADFLGATATQVVERVLSATAPPVARA; translated from the coding sequence ATGACCCCCGAGCAGTCCGCCTGGTTCGCCGAGACGTTCGCCTCCCTGGTCACCAACGTCTCCCGTGCGGTGCTGGGTGCCGACCGGGCCGTGCGGCTGGTGCTGACCGCGATGGTCGCCGAGGGCCACGTGCTCCTGGAGGACGCGCCCGGCACCGGCAAGACGTCGCTGGCCAAGGCCATCGCCGCGTCGGTGCAGGGCACCCACCAGCGCATCCAGTTCACGCCCGACCTGCTGCCGAGCGACGTCACGGGCGTGACGATCTGGGACCAGGGCACGCGCACCTTCCAGTTCCACCCGGGCCCGGTGTTCACCTCGGTGCTGCTGGCGGACGAGATCAACCGCGCCTCGCCGAAGACGCAGTCCGCGCTGCTCGAGGTGATGGAGGAGGGGCACGTCACGGTCGACCGGGACACGCACCCGGTGGGCCGGCCGTTCGTCGTCATCGCGACGCAGAACCCGATCGAGCAGGCCGGCACGTACCGGCTGCCGGAGGCGCAGCTCGACCGGTTCCTGGTGCGCACGTCCCTCGGCTACCCGGACCGGACGGCCACGGTCGAGATCCTGTCGGGCGCCCGGGACCGCACGCGCGCGCTCGACGCGGTGGTGACCACGGCCGGCGTCGTCGAGATGTCGGAGCTCGCCCAGACCGTGCACGTCGACGGCGCGGTGCTGGACTACGTCGCCCGCCTGCTCGAGGGGACGCGCGAGGACCCGCAGACGGCGCTCGGCGGCAGCGTGCGCGGTGGCCTCGCCCTGGTGCGGTGCGCCCGGGTGCAGGCCGCGGCGGCGGGACGGTCGTACGTGATCCCGGACGACGTGAAGGACCTGGCCGTGCCGGTGCTGGCGCACCGCCTGGTGCTCGACCCGGAGGCGGACTTCCTCGGCGCGACCGCCACGCAGGTCGTCGAGCGCGTGCTGTCCGCGACCGCACCGCCGGTGGCGCGGGCGTGA
- a CDS encoding DUF58 domain-containing protein, whose product MRRSHTRLSGVGWGAGLLGAAAAVAGVLLGWVELAAAGAVGVAALVVAVAMTWGRLPHAVRLDLADRRVRVGERAFGGVVVTAPAGRRTRAVRLELQVGQGRAELEVPSLAPGAEHEELFAVPTERRAVVTVGPVRAVRGDALGLAVRHAVTTGSEELYVHPRVVMLTGADAGLLRDLEGGSTRDLSDMDLAFHALRDYVVGDDRRSIHWRTTARRGVLTVKQYEDTRRTQTAVALATDPRDYGHADDDAELELAVSVVASLGVHVIAEEHPLAVLAGPGRVRTTARRPLLDDCSAIVCGPDGTATALLGRRIAREAADVTLAFLVTGAVVADADLRAAARHVPEGTRTLVVSCDPGSAVHVRTQRGLSLVRLGALDDLPRALRLAAAG is encoded by the coding sequence GTGAGGCGCTCGCACACCCGGCTCTCGGGCGTCGGCTGGGGCGCGGGGCTGCTCGGTGCGGCCGCCGCGGTCGCGGGCGTGCTGCTCGGCTGGGTCGAGCTCGCTGCGGCAGGTGCCGTCGGTGTCGCCGCCCTGGTCGTGGCCGTCGCGATGACGTGGGGCCGCCTGCCGCACGCGGTCCGCCTCGACCTCGCCGACCGCCGGGTGCGGGTGGGGGAGCGGGCGTTCGGCGGCGTCGTCGTGACGGCGCCCGCCGGTCGCCGGACCCGGGCGGTGCGGCTCGAGCTGCAGGTCGGTCAGGGCCGTGCGGAGCTGGAGGTGCCGTCGCTCGCACCCGGCGCGGAGCACGAGGAGCTGTTCGCGGTGCCGACGGAGCGCCGGGCCGTCGTGACGGTCGGTCCCGTGCGGGCCGTGCGCGGCGACGCGCTCGGGCTGGCCGTGCGGCACGCCGTGACCACCGGCTCGGAGGAGCTGTACGTCCACCCCCGCGTCGTCATGCTGACCGGCGCGGACGCCGGCCTGCTGCGCGACCTGGAGGGTGGCTCGACCCGCGACCTGTCGGACATGGACCTGGCCTTCCACGCCCTGCGCGACTACGTGGTGGGGGACGACCGGCGCTCGATCCACTGGCGCACCACCGCGCGGCGCGGCGTCCTCACGGTCAAGCAGTACGAGGACACCCGGCGCACGCAGACCGCCGTCGCGCTCGCCACGGACCCGCGCGACTACGGCCACGCCGACGACGACGCGGAGCTCGAGCTCGCCGTCTCGGTGGTGGCCTCCCTCGGGGTGCACGTCATCGCCGAGGAGCACCCCCTGGCGGTGCTCGCCGGCCCGGGGCGCGTCCGGACCACGGCCCGGCGCCCGCTGCTCGACGACTGCTCGGCGATCGTGTGCGGTCCCGACGGCACCGCGACGGCCCTGCTCGGCCGCCGGATCGCGCGCGAGGCCGCCGACGTGACGCTCGCGTTCCTCGTCACCGGCGCCGTGGTCGCCGACGCGGACCTGCGCGCCGCGGCCCGGCACGTGCCCGAAGGCACCCGCACGCTCGTCGTCTCCTGCGACCCCGGCTCGGCCGTCCACGTCCGCACGCAGCGCGGTCTCAGCCTGGTCCGGCTGGGCGCGCTCGACGACCTTCCCCGTGCCCTGCGCCTGGCGGCGGCCGGATGA